Part of the Bernardetia sp. genome, TGCCGAACTAGCCAAAGTAGGAACTGCTCTAATGATAGCCTTTTTCTTAGGAAATAAGCGTGTGAGTGCTGAAAAATGGAGATATATTGGTGTTTTGATGGTCATTATTGGTATTCCTGCCGTCTTGACAATTCTGCAAGGTGATACAGGCTCGGCAATGGTTTTTGCTAGTTTTTTTATCGTATTTTACCGTGAAGGACTTCCTTCTTTCATTATGGTGATTGGACTTTCAGCCATAATACTTTTGGTGGCAACGCTTGTTATGCTTTCCGATTTGTGGGGATTGATGCAAAGAATAATTGTTGCTGGAGGAACGATTTTATTAGTTATTCAACTTGTAGATTTTTTGAGAAGACGAACAGAAGACCGTCCAAAATGGTATGTTTTTGTGATAGAAGTAGGTTTAAATGTTGCTTTGCTTACCATGCCGTGGTGGCTTCCTGTACAAGAATATGAAGCAGAAAAAAATACAGCTCTTATCAAATCTGAATCTTTCAAACAAAACTTAATGTGGTTAGGAGGAATTTTTGGAATTTGGCTCATTATAAAGGGAATTTTTTCACTTACAGTAGATAAAAAATACAAACCGATTTGGCTTACAGGCTTTATTGTAATGGCGACAGTAGCGATTGTGGGAGGACTAGACTTTTTTGTAAAAGATGTTTTGAAAGAATATCAGCGCAAAAGATTGGAGGTTTTGGTCGACCCAACACAAGGAAAACAAGATTTTGGTTGGCAAGTCTATAACTCAAAAAGTGCTATCAGTTCTGGAGGGCTTACTGGAAAAGGATTTTTAGAGGGAACTCATACAAAACTCAATTACGTTCCTGACCAAAGTACAGATTTTATTTATTGTACCATCGGTGAAGAACAAGGCTGGGTCGGAAGTTTTGGTGTTTTGGTGTTGTTTGTTTTGTTATTCTTTAGGCTTATCCACGTAGCTGAACGGCAAAAATCTAAATTTTCTAGGGTGTATGCTTATGGTGTAGTTTCTATTTTATTTTATCATTTTGTCGTCAATATTGGAATGACTATCGGACTTTTTCCTGTAATTGGTATTCCGTTGCCATTTTTTAGTTATGGAGGTTCATCGCTTTGGGGCTTTACTTTGCTACTTTTTATTTTGGTAAAACTAGATATGCACCGTAAGACAGAAGTGAAGATAGACTAATTTTCAGTTACCAGTAAACAGTTATCAGTTGCCAGTACATAAAATTATTCGCCCAATATATAATCAGTTTAAAATGGCAAATACTATTTCAAATGATAATGTTAGAGAGAGGGACTATTTGAATATGAGTAATAGTTTAACAGGTATTTTTATAGATACACTTTGTCTTGCTGGCAGTGATATTGCAAAAGAAGAATATCAGAAAGATATAATGATTTGGTTTGCTCAAAGAGATTGGTCATTATTAGGTTTGGGTATTATAGGTTTTGATATAACAGAAATCATTTGGGATAAATCTTTATTTCAGCACCAAAAAAAGTTTATCCTTAAGGTGATAGAAAGAGCTCTAGAAAAGGCAAATTGGAATCAGTTGAGTTATGAACCAAGAGAAGATTGGATAATGAGTAGTTTAAAGACATTTAAGAGAATGATTGAAGAGTTCAATTTAGAGCATATTGAAAAGGAAGAAATATTTGAAATAATACCTTTTGGAAATAAATATCAAAAATGTGAAAAACATCAAATTTATCTTCACATTGAAGGCTGTGTAATTTGTAACAACGAGTAAAAGCTAGATTAATGAATTATATCAATTAATCACTAAACATTAATCACTAAAAAACTTGAAACTTACTATTATTACCGTTGTCCGAAATGCAAAAGACCTTTTTTTGCAAACTTTTGAGTCTGTCAAGAATCAGACGTATCAGAATATAGAATATGTTGTCATTGATGGAAATTCTACTGACGGAACAAAACAGCTCATCGAAGAAAACCAAGAACATATCACAACGTGGATAAGTGAGAAAGATAAAAGCCTGTATGATGCAATGAACAAAGGTTTGCAGAGAAGTACGGGCGATTTTGTTTGGTTTTTGCACGCTGGAGATACGATTCCTAACTATGATACAGTAGAGAATGTAGTGAATGAAATAATTATAAATAAATCTGAAAATCAAAGCAAAGAAGTTTTTCAGAATTTAGATTTCATATATGGAGAAGTGAAAATTAAGCATTTGGATAATTCGTTTTCAAACTATCACAAAGAAGCTCCTACCGAAGAAAAACTAACAAAACGAGGCTACAAAAACTTTTTGGAAGGAATGGTAATTTGTCATCAAGGAATGTGGGTACGACGTGAAATTGCTCCTTTGTATGATTTAGAGTTTAGATTGGCTGGCGATATAGATTGGTCTATTCGTTTGTTTAAAGAAATAGAAAAGCGAAAAAAAAATAAACAGGAAATAAGAGTAAAGCGCACCGAAACTGTGGTTGTTCATTTTTTGGCTGGTGGAATTTCTACTTCACAGAAAAAAAATTCTCTCAAAGAACGCTTCAAAATCTTCCAAAAGCATATCGGTTTTATAGGGGCAATTTGGCAACACTTTGTTATTTTTGGAAAGCTGATTTTTAAATAAACTATTTGTCTATGAGTTCTAATTCAAATAAAGTTTCTTCTTTTGTTGGGGTTATACTCCTATTTTTAGTCATTGCCTTTACTATTTTCATAAACTTCTTTGCTAAAGAACCAGCCAAAGAAATAAAAACAGAGTCAGAAGTTATAGAAGAATATTTGGTTTTAGATTCTACAGTTTTAAGTCATCTTTGGAAGCTAGAAGGCTTACAAACTAAGTTTATAAATGTAAATCGTAATAAACAGAAGACACAAATACACATTAATAAAAATTTAGAAGTTATAAATAGAGATAATACTACTTATAGTCAAAGAAATAATTTCACAAAACAACCAGTTGATGAAATACATAGTAACAACGATGAAGATAATAGTATCAACTACGGTATATTAAATTTTATAAATTCTCATAATAAAGGTCGAATAAATGGCTTTACCGATTTCAGAGTGGAATATTATAACCTTCAATCTGCTGATGCTATCAAATTACGTAGAATAGGAAATACGATATTAGATTATCAAATAGATTCCATTATTACAGAATCTAAACTAGGAAACTTCACTCAAATCAAACTCAAAGATGGTAGAAGCGTTTTTCTAATGAAAAAAAATACTGAAATAAAGAATAGGTATTATAAACAAGTGGTGGAAAATGCAGAGTATTTAAATGATAGCACAAAAGTGATTTATCTCTACTAAACAAAAATTTAATATGAATTATTCATCAAAAGAAATTTCGTCTGCCGTTGGTGTTATCTTGCTGCTTTGCATCTTTATTTTTACTATTTACATCAATTTTGATACTGGCGAAAAAATAGAGGAAGTAAAAGAAGTAGAAAGTATAGAAGAGGAAAAAACAAAAGAAATTGCAGTAGAGCCATTAAAAAGACCAAAAACGATTTCTACAAGCTCTTTTTCAGAATCAGAACTAGCCAGTTTATGGAAATTGGAGAATATCCACACAGATTCTATTGTGGTAAATCACAGCGAAGACAAAACCTATATGAAGCTGCATAGGGAATTAGGATTTACAAACCATAATCCTTTTAGAGATTCTGTGTTGGTGGAAATAATAGGAAAGGACAGAATGGAAGAGTTGTATAAAGATTTTTCACCTTCAAGATACACAATTTACAATGGCATTATATCTTTTCAGATGGCACACGCATCTTTTCAAGATTTTTCTATAGAACACGCAGAAGTGGAAGACTTCAAACCAGCAATGAAAGAAATCGCTACCTTGATGATAGATTACCAAATTGAATCCCTTACGACTTCATCAGAACTAGGGAATTTTACCAAAATAGTCTTGAAAGACGGAAGGGAAATTTTTTTGATAAAAAAAGATGCTGAAATAGTAGAGCAGTCTTACCAAGAAATCATAGAAAACGCTATTTTTCTAAACGATAGCACAAAAATAGTTTATCCATAATTCAAATTGTCGTTTAGGCTTCTTGCCGTTTGTATAATTCTAATTATCCATTAATTTAGATTTTGCTTTTATCCAAAAAACATCGTTCTTGATAGAGAAACAAAAAATGACTTCTATGGATAAAGATTTTGAGAAAATAGTAGAGCTAATTACACAATCTAAAAATAAAACCTATTCCATCATAAATAAGGCTTTGGTAGAACTCTACTGGAAAGTGGGAGAATTTATCTATCTCAAAACACAAAATACTGAGTGGGGAAAAGGAACAGTCAAAGAACTAGCCAATTATATTTCTGAAAAAGAACCTAAGTTGAGAGGTTTTACAGCAAGTAACTTATGGAGAATGAAGCAGTTTTATGAAGAATATTCTCAAAATGAAAAACTCGCACCACTGGTGCGAGAAATTAGCTGGACAAATAATCTACTCATTTTATCTAAAACAAAAACAGTAGAAGAGAAAGAGTTTTACCTCAAAAAATGTCTGCAAGAAAGATACAGTAAACGAGAACTAGCAAGGCAGATTGATAGTGCTTATTTTGAGAGAACAATGTTGAGCAACACGCAAAGTAGCATTACAGCAGAAGAGCTTTATCCACGCATAAAAGAAGTTTTTTTAGACAATTATGTAGTGGAATTTCTCAATCTGAAAGATGATTTTTCTGAATATGACTTACAAAAATCTATATTAAAACATCTCAAAAAATTTGTATTGGAGTTTGGAAAAGATTTTTTACTCATCGATGAAGAATACAAAATACAGGTAGGAAATCAAGATTTTTATATTGATTTACTGTTTTTTCATAGGGAATTGCGCTGTTTGGTGGCAATAGAACTTAAAATCACAGACTTCAAACCAGAATATTTAGGTAAGATGAATTTTTATTTGGAAGCCTTAGATAGAGAAGTGAAAAAAGACCACGAAAATCCAAGTGTAGGAATTATTCTTTGCAAGACTAAAGATAGCGAAGTAGTAGAATATGCGTTAAGTCGCAATCTTTCGCCTACCTTAGTTTCAGAATATGAAACCAAGCTATTAGATAAAAAGATATTACAACAAAAACTCCATGAGCTTTTTGAGAATGAGTAAAAGAATCTAAAAAGGCTGTAATATAACCTTCGTTTACGGTTGAAAAATACATTATCTTCGCTCGCTTTCAGGTCTTAAACAACTTCTTTATTTAGAATACTTATCACACAATAAAAAAAAATCAGATAATAAATAAATTCATTATCTGATTTTTTTATGAATCAATTTTAAAAAAAGCTATTTATTCTTCTGTATTCTTAGCTTTTTGTTTCTTGATTTTGATAGTTAGCTCTGCTTCTCCTTCTTTATGGTCAGCAAGAAGTGTGTCGCCTTCCTGCACTTCTCCCTTCAAGAGCTCTTCGGCTACTGGGTCTTCCAAGTATTTCTGAATAGCTCTGTTGAGAGGTCTTGCTCCATATTGTTGGTCAAAACCTTTCTCTGATAAGAAATCTTTAGCTGACTCTGTTAGCTTAATCTCATATCCGAGAAGTTTGATTCTGTGGAAGAGTTTGTCTAAAGAAATATCAATAATCTTATGAATATCTTCTCTTTCAAGCGAATTAAAGACAATCACATCATCCAAACGGTTCAAAAACTCTGGAGAAAATGCCTTTTTAAGAGCTTTTTGGATAGTGTTTTTCATTAGTTCTCCACTCATATCTTCTTTAGATTGTGTAGAAAAACCAACACCTGCACCAAAGTCTTTCAACTGACGAACTCCAATATTGGAAGTCATGATAATAATTGTATTTCTGAAATCTACTCTACGACCTAAGCCATCTGTAAGGATTCCATCATCCAATACTTGTAATAGAATATTGAAAACATCTGGATGTGCTTTTTCAATCTCATCAAGCAAGATAACACTATAAGGCTTGCGACGTACTTTTTCTGTAAGCTGTCCACCTTCTTCATATCCAACATATCCCGGAGGCGCACCAACCAAGCGAGAGATAGAGAATTTCTCCATATACTCACTCATATCAATACGAACAAGCGCATCTGGACGGTCAAATAAATAAGTTGCCAAAACCTTTGCAAGCTCTGTCTTACCTACACCTGTCGGACCAAGGAAAACAAACGAACCAATCGGTTTATTTGGATCTTTTAAGCCTACACGAGTACGTTGAATTGCTTTTGTCAGTTTTACAACAGCTTGGTCTTGTCCGATAACCTTTCCTGTCAAGGCTTCTTTCATTCCCAAAATTTTCTGTCCTTCGCTCTGCGTAATACGTTTTACTGGAATTCCTGTCATCATCGCAATTACTTCTCCAATATTATCTTCTGTAACTGGATAAGTCATTTTGCGTGTTTCGTGTTCCCACTTGTATTTTGCACGCTCCAATTTTTCAATGAGGCGTTTTTCTTTGTCTCTAAGCTGTGCAGCCTCTTCATATTTTTGACTTTTCACAACTTGATTTTTTTCTACTTTTACATCTTCAATGTCAGCTTCTAGCTTTGTAATTTCTTCTGGAACGTGAATGTTATTTATATGCACTCTTGCGCCAGCTTCATCCAAAACATCAATCGCCTTATCTGGCAAGAAACGGTCTGTAATATAACGTTCTGAAAGTGTTACACAAGCCTTAATAGCTTCTTCATCATATTTTACGTGATGATGATTTTCGTATTTATCTTTTACATTTTCTAAAATCTGTATAGTTTCCTCTACATCAGTAGGTTCTACCATAACCATTTGGAAACGACGAGCCAATGCACCATCTTTCTCAATATACTGACGGTATTCGTCTAGTGTTGTTGCACCGATGCACTGTATTTCGCCACGAGCAAGTGCTGGCTTAAACATATTGGAAGCATCAAGAGAACCCGATGCACCACCTGCGCCAACAATCGTGTGAAGCTCATCAATAAAGAGAATAATATCTCTATTTTTTTCAAGCTCACTCATCACAGCTTTCATACGTTCCTCAAACTGTCCACGATATTTCGTGCCAGCTACAAGAGAGGCAAGGTCTAGCGTAACAACACGCTTACCAAATAAAATACGAGAAACTTTGCGCTGAACGATGCGAAGGGCTAATCCTTCTGCAATAGCTGTTTTACCTACCCCTGGTTCACCTATCAAGATAGGATTGTTTTTCTTACGACGAGAAAGGATTTGAGCTACACGCTCAATTTCTTTTTCACGCCCAATGATAGGGTCTAGCTTGTCGTCTTCAGCGAGCTTAGTAAGGTCTCTACCAAAGTTATCTAATACAGGAGTTCGTGATTTTTCAGTTGATTTTCCTTGAGAAGAACCTCCTCCAGAGGATTCTCTTCCACCACCGAAAATACGTCCTTCATCATCATCTTCTTCTGCGGCAGAAGTGATGGGTTTGTCGTTGTGATATTGGAGCATTTCTTTTACTACTTCGTAGGTTATGTTGAATTTTTCTAAAATATGAGTAGCAATACTATCCTCATCTCTCAAAATAGATAAAAGCAAATGTTCTGTTCCGATTAAATCAGCTTTAAAAATTTTCGCTTCCAAATATGTGATTTTCAAGACTTTCTCAGCCTGACGAGTAAGGGGAATATTGGCAAGATTTCGAACGTTGTAAGTGGCTGTTCCTTGTGAATGGCGTTCGATTTCGGCTTTAAGTTCCTCAATCGTAACTCCTAATTTTTTTAAAATATTGATGGCACTTCCTTCTCCCTCTCGTATCATTCCCAAAAGAAGATGTTCTGTACCTATATAATCATGTCCAAGCCTTAAAGCCTCTTCTCTAGCTAGAGAAATAACTTCTTTGACTCTGTCTGAAAATTTGGCTTCCATAAGCAGGTTGTATATTGATTTTGTAAAAATGTATCTTCAATTACCGTAAAAAGTATTTTTTATGAGTAATTATTTTTTGAGTTCTGTTTTATAAATAAGCAAAAAATATCTGTTATTTACAAGTTTAGAACGGCGTTAAGTGATAAAATGTTTAGTTGTAAATCTTGATAAGAAAATTCAATAACAAAATTATATTTTTCAATAGAATTAAATGTATTGAATTTCTTCCCTTTCAAATGATTATAATCCTTTCTTTTTTTAGAGTATTAAATTAATAATTTATCACTTATCATTAATCATTAAAAGCGCATTTGTTCCCTCATTGAAGAGTAAATCCAAAATACTCAAGTTATTTTCAAAAGTGGAATTTGTCAATTCTTGATTATCTTTTGGAGTATCACTATTTTCAAAC contains:
- a CDS encoding ATP-dependent Clp protease ATP-binding subunit, which codes for MEAKFSDRVKEVISLAREEALRLGHDYIGTEHLLLGMIREGEGSAINILKKLGVTIEELKAEIERHSQGTATYNVRNLANIPLTRQAEKVLKITYLEAKIFKADLIGTEHLLLSILRDEDSIATHILEKFNITYEVVKEMLQYHNDKPITSAAEEDDDEGRIFGGGRESSGGGSSQGKSTEKSRTPVLDNFGRDLTKLAEDDKLDPIIGREKEIERVAQILSRRKKNNPILIGEPGVGKTAIAEGLALRIVQRKVSRILFGKRVVTLDLASLVAGTKYRGQFEERMKAVMSELEKNRDIILFIDELHTIVGAGGASGSLDASNMFKPALARGEIQCIGATTLDEYRQYIEKDGALARRFQMVMVEPTDVEETIQILENVKDKYENHHHVKYDEEAIKACVTLSERYITDRFLPDKAIDVLDEAGARVHINNIHVPEEITKLEADIEDVKVEKNQVVKSQKYEEAAQLRDKEKRLIEKLERAKYKWEHETRKMTYPVTEDNIGEVIAMMTGIPVKRITQSEGQKILGMKEALTGKVIGQDQAVVKLTKAIQRTRVGLKDPNKPIGSFVFLGPTGVGKTELAKVLATYLFDRPDALVRIDMSEYMEKFSISRLVGAPPGYVGYEEGGQLTEKVRRKPYSVILLDEIEKAHPDVFNILLQVLDDGILTDGLGRRVDFRNTIIIMTSNIGVRQLKDFGAGVGFSTQSKEDMSGELMKNTIQKALKKAFSPEFLNRLDDVIVFNSLEREDIHKIIDISLDKLFHRIKLLGYEIKLTESAKDFLSEKGFDQQYGARPLNRAIQKYLEDPVAEELLKGEVQEGDTLLADHKEGEAELTIKIKKQKAKNTEE
- the rodA gene encoding rod shape-determining protein RodA, whose protein sequence is MYGSSSSRSPFAQLDWLTILLFFGLLSWGWISIYAAIYDAEKTYTITQFLFKTNAGKQIVWIGLATLLAFVLTLLDVRLFASVSPFFYIGTMALLVGVLLFGREVAGSKSWFDFGGIRFQPAELAKVGTALMIAFFLGNKRVSAEKWRYIGVLMVIIGIPAVLTILQGDTGSAMVFASFFIVFYREGLPSFIMVIGLSAIILLVATLVMLSDLWGLMQRIIVAGGTILLVIQLVDFLRRRTEDRPKWYVFVIEVGLNVALLTMPWWLPVQEYEAEKNTALIKSESFKQNLMWLGGIFGIWLIIKGIFSLTVDKKYKPIWLTGFIVMATVAIVGGLDFFVKDVLKEYQRKRLEVLVDPTQGKQDFGWQVYNSKSAISSGGLTGKGFLEGTHTKLNYVPDQSTDFIYCTIGEEQGWVGSFGVLVLFVLLFFRLIHVAERQKSKFSRVYAYGVVSILFYHFVVNIGMTIGLFPVIGIPLPFFSYGGSSLWGFTLLLFILVKLDMHRKTEVKID
- a CDS encoding glycosyltransferase family 2 protein; the encoded protein is MKLTIITVVRNAKDLFLQTFESVKNQTYQNIEYVVIDGNSTDGTKQLIEENQEHITTWISEKDKSLYDAMNKGLQRSTGDFVWFLHAGDTIPNYDTVENVVNEIIINKSENQSKEVFQNLDFIYGEVKIKHLDNSFSNYHKEAPTEEKLTKRGYKNFLEGMVICHQGMWVRREIAPLYDLEFRLAGDIDWSIRLFKEIEKRKKNKQEIRVKRTETVVVHFLAGGISTSQKKNSLKERFKIFQKHIGFIGAIWQHFVIFGKLIFK
- a CDS encoding PDDEXK nuclease domain-containing protein gives rise to the protein MDKDFEKIVELITQSKNKTYSIINKALVELYWKVGEFIYLKTQNTEWGKGTVKELANYISEKEPKLRGFTASNLWRMKQFYEEYSQNEKLAPLVREISWTNNLLILSKTKTVEEKEFYLKKCLQERYSKRELARQIDSAYFERTMLSNTQSSITAEELYPRIKEVFLDNYVVEFLNLKDDFSEYDLQKSILKHLKKFVLEFGKDFLLIDEEYKIQVGNQDFYIDLLFFHRELRCLVAIELKITDFKPEYLGKMNFYLEALDREVKKDHENPSVGIILCKTKDSEVVEYALSRNLSPTLVSEYETKLLDKKILQQKLHELFENE